TTAGTGGGCCAATGGCTGCAATAAATCGGCCGACATTGTAACAAAAACTCGTACCGGTGCTGCGCAAATGCGTCGGGAACAGTTCGGGAAAATACATCGCATAGCCAGCGAAAACCGATAGCTGAAAGAAACCCATGAGCGGAACCATCCAAAATAGCTGGCTAAAATCGCGAAGGAACAAAAACACCGCTGCCGTACTCAACGCTGCGGCAATGAAGGCAATGGCAAAAGTCGGCCTTCGACCAATGACCTGAGCAAGATATCCAAATCCAAACATGCCGAAGAAGGCGCCAATTTGAATGCATATCGAACTGACCCCGCCCCAATAATTAACTTCGCCATCGATCGATTTTTGCACTTTGCCGCGCAGGCTCTGAATTCGAACGGCATCGGCATCGGGCGAAGCGGCAACAGCCGATTGCCATTTTTCTTGCAGCGACACTAGGTCGGCTGCCATCGTGTGATTCTTTTGCTCGACGGCCGACGCATGATACTCTTGAAGCAGCGCCAACACCGCAGATTGTTGTTGCGGATCATTTTTCACCGTTTCAAATTCCGATTTGATTGCTGCCAGAGTTAGCTGATCGCGCAACACTCGCTTAGTTAGATCGGGAGTAAAGAAGCCAACCGCCCACAGCCCGACCACCCCTGAAAACGCAAGTGCAAGTCCGACGAGCGCGTGCTTGCGCCATCGCGGATTGCCGAATAGTGCGCGGTACGAGCCGAGTTGTTTGGAAACAGACGCTTCGGTACTAAGCTGCTTCCACCGCTCAGGTTCCTTCAGTCTCCAGCGAATGAGCATCGCCAACAGGGCTGGAACTGCTCCGACCAAAAACATTGCTCGCCAGGGCGATGCCAGCAAACCTTCTTGCGCAAACATATTCTCGCTCTCAAGCACACCGAACAGCATGTTGATCAGCGCTGCGGTTACATTTCCAATCGCGGACAGCATTTGCAATAGCGCTAGCGTCGCCGGGCGCGCGCGATCCGGCATCACTTCGGCCACGAGTGCTACGCCGACGGCAAATTCGCCGCCGATGCCCAAACCGGTCAGGAATCGGTAGAGGGAGAAATCCCAAAAATCGCGCGACAGCGAGCTTAATCCCGTAAATGCCGAATAAAGCAAAATAGTAATCAGCATCGTTTTCGCGCGGCCGATCCGATCTCCCATGACGCCAAAGATCAATCCGCCGCTGGCCCAGCCAAATAGAAAAATCGCGGTCGCATACTGAGCGTATCTGTTAACTTTGTTTTCAAATTCTTTCTTATCGGCGGCAACTTGAAGTTGACTACTCGCCGCAGACACGGCCGCCGATAAGTCTGCCTCCGACGTACTCTTGGCGACGTCGCTGCGAAGCTGGTTGGCAAGTTCCCAAAACTCCTCGCGACGAGTGCTGGCCAGTCCAGCGGACGCGGACGACAGCAACTTGTCCAGCGGAGTTACTGACAATCCTTGCGGAACCTCGGCCCTAACACCCTCTGAATAATCCGTGAATTTCTCTTTTGGTACGCTCAACAGTTCTTTCATCGCCGCCGGACGAGCCAATACAAACAGTTGCTGATCCAAGCAATCGAATAGCCAACCGAGGGCAGCCACAAGAAGCACAAACCAGTGATATCCACGCATGTCGCGATACCACGGGCCACTCATATCCAGATTCTTCGGAGGGTCGAAGTGTAGTTCCGCCATCGTGAAGTAGTCCTCGTGCGATACGTTTGTGAGTGGGATTGGCTTGGTGGCAAGCTAGCCACATCAACCGTCAATACCGTCCGAAGCGGCGCAAGTTGCCTATGATAAAGGGCTTGAGGGCGACCGTCTAGCGAGAAACCTAACGGCGGTGGACCCGAGTGTGAGCGTCTGGAAAGTAGGTGGAAAATTTATTCTGCTGGAGGAGGTTTGGCAAAAGGGGGGCAACTTTCAAGCATTCACGGAGGCGAGCGATGTCTGTGCTGCCAGTCATGAACGAATCGGCGGGCGCAATCCAGCAGGCGGAAGCGGAGCGGATTTTCGAGCGGCTGGGACCATTGTTCGATGAGGAACGCATGCGGATTGCTCGCCTAACCGGCTCATGCCATGATCCACCATAAGCACCTGGCCGTTGCCGGTCAGCGTCGTTGCAGGGCCAACCTGCACGATCGTGTTGTTGCCAACAGACGCGATCTCCAACAGACCATTGTTGGTAATCGCGTTGACGACAGCCAGGGTACGACTATTCTGAACCGTCAGCGAGTCACCCAAGTCGATCGTTAGCGCGTTAATGGTCAAATTAGCGTTCATCGTTACGGTCGAAGCACCCAGTTTCGAGCCGTCGATAAAGACGGAATACGTGTCTTCGCCCGAGTTATTCGGCACGACATTCGGCGTCCAGTTGGTAGCCGTGTTCCAATTTCCAACGCCACCATTCCAAATGGTATCGATATCGACGGCCGAAACGATCGCGGGGGTGACAAGGACGAACACGCAAGCGGCGAGAAATAATCGGCGTAGCATGGTAAATTCCTTCTCCATCAGTAGTTAACCGAACGTCGTGACGATTGTCGAGCTAGCGAAGTGGGGCGGCCGTTCCCACCGTGCGGTAGAAAGCAAGCTATTGCTGGTATCGCCTGTATCTTTTTCCTCGCGCCGGCGCGGGAAAAGACACAGCCAATTCGCCGTGGCCCCTGGTCCGAATCTGCCTTCCAACGACAAGACACGGTTTCGACGTGCCAGAACCGCCATAAAATTGCGCGGCCTTGCGCGCATGGGAGACCAAAGTAAGAAGCGTCGGAGAGTTTTCCTGCTTGCGTCGCGACAAGACGCGCGAAATTGCTTCGCGCGGGGCGCTGATAGAGGACGATCGGTGTTACCCACCCAGTCCTCAAAACGAATTGTGAGCGCGGGCCCTCACTATAGGCCCCAGCGGGCGCAAAAACCTGCCATCGCATGACCACGTCTCCCCTGCAAAACGCGTCGGCTGATGACCATCTCGGAAAAGTCCCGGCCCAGACTATACCATGCCCCCACGGAGGAAGCAAGAACTTTTTAACCACTTCCGACGGCTAAAGAGTTACCA
Above is a window of Pirellulales bacterium DNA encoding:
- a CDS encoding MFS transporter, translating into MKELLSVPKEKFTDYSEGVRAEVPQGLSVTPLDKLLSSASAGLASTRREEFWELANQLRSDVAKSTSEADLSAAVSAASSQLQVAADKKEFENKVNRYAQYATAIFLFGWASGGLIFGVMGDRIGRAKTMLITILLYSAFTGLSSLSRDFWDFSLYRFLTGLGIGGEFAVGVALVAEVMPDRARPATLALLQMLSAIGNVTAALINMLFGVLESENMFAQEGLLASPWRAMFLVGAVPALLAMLIRWRLKEPERWKQLSTEASVSKQLGSYRALFGNPRWRKHALVGLALAFSGVVGLWAVGFFTPDLTKRVLRDQLTLAAIKSEFETVKNDPQQQSAVLALLQEYHASAVEQKNHTMAADLVSLQEKWQSAVAASPDADAVRIQSLRGKVQKSIDGEVNYWGGVSSICIQIGAFFGMFGFGYLAQVIGRRPTFAIAFIAAALSTAAVFLFLRDFSQLFWMVPLMGFFQLSVFAGYAMYFPELFPTHLRSTGTSFCYNVGRFIAAIGPLIQAQLLGWISDMGRSPLESMRYAGVIMCSVFSIGLFVLPIAPETKGKPLPE